Proteins encoded together in one Formosa sp. Hel3_A1_48 window:
- a CDS encoding DUF423 domain-containing protein: MEKKIFISASLLGLIAVVLGAFAAHGLRSALSVSSLESFQTGVRYQMYHAFFLFVVGLLPQLTPAQKSRLFWLTIIGVVLFSGSIYLLSTNTLTPIDFGFFGPITPIGGLFLISAWGVLFYHTLKNKF, encoded by the coding sequence ATGGAAAAGAAAATCTTTATTTCGGCAAGTCTGCTAGGGCTTATTGCTGTAGTTTTGGGTGCTTTTGCCGCACACGGACTGCGTTCTGCGCTTAGCGTATCGAGCTTAGAAAGTTTTCAAACGGGGGTGCGTTATCAAATGTACCATGCGTTTTTTCTTTTTGTGGTTGGGCTTCTACCACAGCTGACACCGGCTCAAAAAAGTCGTCTTTTTTGGCTCACTATTATTGGGGTAGTGCTGTTTTCGGGCTCTATTTATTTGTTGTCTACCAACACGCTAACCCCCATAGATTTTGGGTTTTTTGGCCCCATAACACCCATAGGTGGGTTATTCCTGATTAGTGCTTGGGGAGTTTTGTTTTATCATACATTAAAAAATAAATTTTAG
- a CDS encoding SemiSWEET family sugar transporter produces the protein MADLDLIEGVGLLAAALTTYSFLPQVYKTWKTKDVSAFSLTTFTLFFIGIVCWLIYGIYKESLSMILANSITMASSFVILLLIIKYRKP, from the coding sequence TTGGCTGATTTAGATCTTATTGAAGGTGTAGGATTACTTGCTGCTGCTCTTACTACGTATTCGTTTTTACCGCAAGTTTACAAAACATGGAAAACCAAGGATGTGTCTGCATTTTCTCTGACTACGTTTACTTTGTTTTTTATTGGGATTGTCTGTTGGTTGATTTATGGAATTTATAAAGAAAGTTTATCCATGATTTTAGCCAATTCCATAACGATGGCATCGTCATTTGTGATTTTGCTTCTTATTATAAAATACCGAAAACCTTAA
- a CDS encoding cell division protein FtsX, producing the protein MGSTFEKHQKRRLISSYFSVVISISLVLFLLGVLGILLINTKHISDEFKEKVVLTIYLEDETKPIEINQLKKSLSLANYVKQTRFISKDEAAAFMTAEYGKDFLDDVGYNPLKNSLEVNLLAPYVTAKRLDSISEKALQKNFVEDVKYDKDLVALMNNNVKRLGGWILAISGLFALIAMLLINSSIRLAVYAKRFSIKTMQMVGATKQFIRKPFILRNIRLGILGALLGIGVNCLLIYYLNASFPELKLINYPLELGALFLSILLIGIFITWISTHLATQRFLNLKTDQLYY; encoded by the coding sequence ATGGGCTCAACATTTGAAAAACATCAAAAAAGACGACTAATTTCCTCCTATTTTTCGGTCGTAATCAGCATCAGCTTGGTGCTGTTTTTATTAGGCGTTTTAGGAATTTTACTGATTAATACAAAACATATTTCTGATGAATTTAAAGAAAAAGTCGTGCTTACGATTTATTTGGAGGATGAAACAAAACCCATTGAAATCAATCAACTAAAAAAAAGTTTAAGTTTAGCCAACTATGTAAAACAAACACGATTTATCTCGAAAGATGAAGCCGCTGCGTTTATGACCGCGGAATACGGCAAAGACTTTCTAGACGATGTCGGCTATAATCCACTCAAAAATTCTCTAGAAGTCAATCTACTTGCCCCTTATGTTACTGCAAAAAGATTAGATAGTATTTCAGAAAAAGCGCTTCAGAAAAATTTTGTGGAAGATGTAAAATACGACAAGGATTTAGTTGCTCTAATGAACAATAATGTAAAACGGCTGGGAGGCTGGATCTTGGCCATCAGCGGCCTGTTTGCACTTATCGCCATGTTACTAATAAACAGCTCGATACGACTGGCCGTGTATGCCAAACGTTTTTCGATTAAAACCATGCAAATGGTTGGTGCTACAAAACAGTTCATTAGAAAACCATTTATTTTGAGAAATATACGTCTAGGTATTCTAGGAGCACTCTTAGGCATAGGAGTAAATTGTCTTTTAATTTATTATTTAAATGCCTCATTCCCTGAACTTAAACTCATCAATTATCCTCTTGAGTTAGGCGCTCTATTTCTAAGTATTCTTTTGATCGGTATCTTTATCACATGGATCAGCACACATTTGGCAACACAGCGTTTCTTAAATCTAAAAACCGATCAACTTTACTACTAA
- a CDS encoding undecaprenyl-diphosphate phosphatase — protein sequence MDIIDSLLLGVIQGLTEFLPVSSSGHLELGKALLGDTSLPKESMIFTVVLHFATALSTIVVFRKDLLEIIMDLTKFEWNVNTQFVFKIAVSMLPAVLIGLLFESQLESLFSNNISLVGAMLIVTGLLLLLADRAQNTTKNVNFKNAFTVGLAQAIAMLPGISRSGATISTAVLLGIDKTKAARFSFLMVIPLIFGKIFKDLLSGELTYDSTQLTTLSIGFISAFLSGLVACTWMIKLVKNSKLKYFALYCGLIGVLAVCATFFNT from the coding sequence ATGGATATAATAGACAGTCTTCTTTTGGGAGTTATACAAGGGCTCACCGAATTTCTTCCCGTATCCTCAAGCGGGCATTTGGAGTTGGGAAAAGCATTGCTTGGCGACACTTCTTTACCAAAAGAAAGTATGATTTTCACTGTTGTTCTTCATTTTGCAACAGCACTGAGCACCATTGTGGTTTTCCGAAAAGACCTCTTGGAAATTATTATGGACCTGACAAAATTTGAATGGAATGTAAATACGCAATTTGTCTTTAAAATTGCTGTTTCAATGCTTCCAGCGGTACTTATTGGTCTTTTATTTGAATCTCAATTGGAATCTCTTTTTTCAAACAATATTTCTCTAGTTGGCGCCATGCTCATTGTTACGGGTTTACTGCTGCTTTTGGCTGATCGCGCACAAAACACGACCAAAAATGTAAATTTCAAAAACGCTTTTACCGTTGGCCTCGCACAAGCTATAGCTATGCTTCCGGGCATCTCAAGATCTGGCGCAACTATCTCTACTGCTGTCCTTCTAGGTATAGATAAAACTAAAGCAGCACGTTTCTCATTCTTGATGGTTATACCCTTGATATTTGGTAAGATTTTTAAAGATTTATTAAGCGGAGAATTGACTTACGACAGCACTCAATTGACAACATTAAGCATTGGCTTTATATCCGCTTTCCTTTCGGGATTGGTAGCTTGCACATGGATGATTAAGCTTGTGAAAAACAGCAAACTAAAATACTTTGCACTCTACTGTGGCCTCATTGGAGTTCTTGCAGTATGCGCAACATTTTTCAACACATGA
- a CDS encoding zinc metallopeptidase, producing MGTYYLLLGIIALVSWMVSSTLKRKFAKYSKTYLRNGMSGAEIAEKMLSDHGINNVRVVSVKGRLTDHYNPKDRTVNLSEAVYHERNAAAAAVAAHECGHAVQHAQAYSWLEMRSALVPIVSISSRLSMWVILAGLMLGFGAGLGLGYWVAVLGFVLMAVATSFSFVTLPVEYDASNRALAWLKNKNMVSREEYDGAQDALRWAARTYLVAALGALATLIYWGLQIFGRD from the coding sequence ATGGGAACTTATTATTTATTACTTGGAATTATTGCTTTGGTGAGTTGGATGGTGAGTTCAACTTTGAAACGTAAATTTGCCAAATACTCCAAAACATATTTAAGAAACGGCATGTCTGGTGCAGAAATTGCTGAAAAGATGTTATCGGATCATGGGATAAATAATGTACGTGTGGTCTCTGTTAAAGGACGTTTAACAGATCATTACAATCCAAAAGACCGCACAGTAAATCTGAGTGAAGCGGTATATCACGAACGCAATGCTGCTGCCGCCGCTGTTGCGGCACACGAATGTGGTCATGCGGTACAACATGCTCAGGCCTACAGTTGGCTGGAAATGCGTTCTGCTTTGGTGCCTATAGTGAGTATTTCTTCGCGGCTTTCCATGTGGGTGATTTTAGCTGGACTGATGCTTGGCTTTGGTGCAGGGCTAGGGCTTGGGTATTGGGTAGCTGTACTTGGTTTTGTGTTGATGGCTGTTGCCACATCTTTCAGTTTTGTAACCCTTCCTGTTGAATACGATGCCAGTAACAGAGCATTAGCATGGTTAAAGAACAAAAATATGGTCTCTCGCGAAGAATACGACGGCGCACAAGATGCTCTGAGATGGGCGGCGCGCACTTATTTAGTGGCTGCATTAGGTGCATTGGCGACTTTGATATATTGGGGACTTCAAATCTTTGGTAGAGATTAA
- a CDS encoding DUF3098 domain-containing protein: protein MGEKKRKEAIKQNFVFEKRNYIWMFIGLAFIALGFVLMSGGGSNDPNVFSDAIFNTQRIRIAPTLVLIGFGIQVYAILLKPKA from the coding sequence ATGGGAGAAAAAAAACGTAAAGAAGCAATAAAACAAAACTTTGTTTTTGAAAAAAGAAATTATATCTGGATGTTTATCGGCTTAGCTTTCATAGCTCTTGGTTTTGTACTTATGTCTGGAGGCGGATCGAACGATCCAAATGTGTTTAGTGATGCAATATTTAACACCCAAAGAATTCGCATAGCGCCCACCCTTGTTCTTATTGGGTTCGGGATTCAAGTCTATGCAATACTTCTAAAGCCCAAAGCCTAG
- the leuS gene encoding leucine--tRNA ligase translates to MTYNFKEIEAKWQNYWAQNKTFKAETNTNKPKYYVLDMFPYPSGAGLHVGHPLGYIASDIYARYKRHKGFNVLHPQGYDSFGLPAEQYAIQTGQHPAVTTEKNINTYRRQLDQIGFSFDWSREVRTSSPDYYKWTQWIFIQLFNSWYDKTDDKAKPITELIAHFSSKGSQHISAACDENTAIFSAEEWNAFSAQQQQQHLLQYRLTYLAEAEVNWCPELGTVLANDEIVNGVSERGGYPVVRKKMTQWSMRISAYADRLLTGLEKIDWTDALKESQRNWIGKSVGASVRFNVVGFDTKIEVFTTRPDTIFGVSFMTLAPEHELVKSITTETQKEAVEQYILATSKRSERERMADVKSISGVFTGAYAEHPFTKESIPIWIGDYVLAGYGTGAVMAVPCGDQRDYDFAKHFNISIPNIFDGVDISEEAFTDKSKTKIGNSQFLDGLDFKSATKRVIEALEDISQGERKINYRLRDAVFSRQRYWGEPFPVYYEDGLPQMIDQSHLPITLPEVEKYLPTKEGEPPLGRAEVWAWDTQKNTVVSNTTIDHKTIFPLELNTMPGWAGSSWYFNRYMDAHNSDEFASKEALDYWQEVDLYIGGSEHATGHLLYARFWQKFLFDLGYLPVDEFAKKLINQGMILGTSAFVARVNGSNTFMSYDKITNENVQYIHADVSFVNASNELDIEAFKLWRKEFSTSEFHLSDDGSFKVRREVEKMSKSKYNVVNPDEICETYGADALRLYEMFLGPLEQYKPWNTAGITGVSTFLKKLWKLYVNDSGIKATDESPSKDALKTLHKTIKKVTEDIEQFSFNTSVSNFMIAVNELTAQGCSSRSVLEPLLILISPYAPHIAEELWAKLGHQDSISSAKFPVFEPSYLVESSKNYPISFNGKMRFTLELSMDLSNDEIEQTVLAHEKTIAQLQGRVPKKVIVVPGKIVNIVG, encoded by the coding sequence ATGACGTACAATTTCAAGGAAATTGAAGCTAAGTGGCAAAATTACTGGGCGCAAAACAAGACCTTTAAGGCGGAGACTAACACCAATAAGCCTAAATATTATGTTTTAGACATGTTCCCTTACCCAAGTGGAGCCGGTTTACATGTAGGGCATCCACTGGGGTACATAGCCTCTGATATCTATGCGCGCTACAAGCGTCATAAGGGCTTTAATGTGTTGCATCCCCAAGGCTATGATAGCTTTGGACTTCCTGCTGAGCAATACGCCATACAAACGGGTCAGCACCCTGCTGTCACCACAGAAAAAAATATTAACACATATCGTCGTCAGCTAGATCAAATTGGTTTTTCATTTGATTGGAGTCGTGAAGTACGCACCTCTTCACCAGATTATTACAAATGGACACAGTGGATTTTTATTCAATTGTTCAACTCATGGTATGACAAAACGGATGATAAAGCAAAACCTATTACAGAGCTAATTGCACACTTTTCATCAAAGGGGAGTCAACACATTAGTGCCGCCTGTGATGAAAACACAGCCATATTTTCTGCTGAAGAATGGAATGCTTTTTCAGCGCAACAGCAACAACAACACTTGTTGCAATACCGATTGACGTATTTAGCAGAAGCAGAGGTAAACTGGTGTCCAGAATTGGGAACCGTTTTGGCCAATGACGAGATTGTCAATGGGGTCTCTGAGCGTGGAGGTTATCCAGTAGTTAGAAAAAAAATGACGCAATGGAGTATGCGTATTTCTGCTTATGCAGATCGCCTTTTGACAGGTTTAGAAAAAATAGATTGGACAGATGCTTTAAAAGAAAGTCAGCGCAATTGGATTGGAAAATCTGTTGGAGCTTCTGTTCGATTTAATGTAGTTGGTTTTGATACTAAAATTGAAGTCTTTACCACCCGTCCCGATACGATTTTTGGAGTATCATTTATGACCCTAGCACCCGAACATGAGTTGGTGAAATCCATCACTACGGAAACTCAGAAAGAGGCTGTAGAGCAGTATATTTTGGCCACTTCCAAGCGGAGTGAACGCGAGCGCATGGCCGATGTAAAATCCATCTCAGGGGTGTTTACAGGGGCATATGCGGAGCACCCTTTCACCAAAGAATCCATCCCCATTTGGATTGGTGATTATGTGCTCGCAGGATATGGAACAGGTGCTGTTATGGCAGTCCCCTGTGGCGATCAAAGAGATTATGATTTTGCCAAGCATTTCAATATTTCTATTCCTAATATTTTTGATGGTGTTGATATTTCAGAAGAAGCATTTACGGATAAGTCAAAAACTAAGATTGGGAACAGTCAATTTTTGGACGGATTAGATTTTAAGTCTGCCACAAAACGTGTAATTGAAGCATTGGAAGATATCAGTCAAGGGGAAAGAAAAATAAATTACCGCCTACGCGATGCTGTATTTTCTCGACAGCGCTATTGGGGTGAGCCATTTCCAGTATATTATGAAGACGGCTTACCACAAATGATTGATCAAAGCCATTTACCCATAACACTTCCTGAAGTTGAAAAATATCTCCCAACTAAAGAAGGAGAGCCACCTTTAGGACGCGCTGAGGTTTGGGCTTGGGACACTCAAAAAAATACAGTGGTAAGCAATACCACAATTGACCACAAAACCATATTTCCCTTAGAGCTTAACACCATGCCGGGTTGGGCAGGAAGTTCATGGTATTTCAACCGCTATATGGATGCTCATAATAGCGATGAATTTGCAAGTAAAGAAGCCCTAGATTATTGGCAAGAGGTTGATTTGTATATCGGAGGAAGCGAACATGCGACTGGTCATTTATTGTATGCGCGTTTTTGGCAAAAATTCTTATTTGATTTGGGCTACCTTCCAGTAGATGAGTTTGCGAAAAAACTCATCAACCAAGGGATGATTTTGGGCACTAGTGCTTTTGTGGCCCGAGTAAATGGCAGCAACACTTTTATGTCTTACGACAAAATTACCAATGAAAACGTTCAATACATTCATGCGGATGTTAGTTTTGTAAATGCTTCTAATGAATTGGATATTGAAGCGTTCAAATTGTGGCGAAAAGAATTTTCAACTTCAGAGTTCCACTTGTCTGATGACGGTAGTTTTAAAGTAAGGCGTGAGGTCGAGAAAATGTCAAAATCAAAATACAACGTCGTCAATCCAGATGAAATATGCGAAACCTATGGTGCTGATGCATTGCGTTTGTATGAAATGTTTTTGGGGCCGTTAGAGCAGTATAAACCTTGGAATACCGCAGGAATAACTGGGGTAAGTACTTTTCTAAAAAAACTATGGAAACTGTATGTAAACGACTCAGGAATTAAAGCGACTGATGAATCACCCTCAAAGGATGCACTAAAAACACTACATAAAACCATCAAGAAAGTAACGGAGGATATAGAACAGTTTTCGTTTAACACATCGGTTTCTAATTTTATGATTGCTGTAAATGAGCTTACTGCTCAGGGTTGTTCGAGTCGTTCGGTTCTCGAACCACTTTTAATTCTGATTTCACCCTATGCGCCACACATTGCTGAAGAGTTGTGGGCCAAATTAGGGCATCAGGATTCTATTTCAAGTGCAAAGTTCCCTGTCTTCGAGCCCAGTTATTTGGTAGAAAGTTCAAAAAATTATCCAATTTCATTTAATGGTAAAATGCGTTTTACATTAGAGCTTTCAATGGATTTAAGTAATGATGAAATTGAGCAAACGGTTTTGGCACACGAGAAAACCATTGCACAACTGCAGGGAAGAGTGCCTAAGAAAGTGATTGTTGTACCTGGAAAAATTGTTAATATTGTTGGCTGA
- the truB gene encoding tRNA pseudouridine(55) synthase TruB, producing MKTVEDFKNGQLLAIDKPLKWTSFQVVNKLRWHIKKKFELKKIKVGHAGTLDPLASGLLLICTGKMTKQIQDFQAQVKTYTGSFVLGSTTPSYDLETAIDKYFPTEHISEELIYQTAKKFEGKIQQQPPIFSALKKDGKRLYEFARAGKDVVIPTREITIDYFKIKNIKDHKIDFEIQCSKGTYIRSLAHDYGRALDSGAHLSALRRTKIGEFSVENAISIEAFVNNLNLD from the coding sequence ATGAAGACTGTAGAGGATTTTAAAAATGGACAGCTTTTAGCCATCGACAAACCCTTGAAATGGACCTCCTTTCAAGTGGTGAATAAATTGAGATGGCATATTAAAAAAAAGTTCGAGCTCAAAAAAATTAAAGTAGGTCATGCAGGAACATTAGACCCTTTGGCAAGCGGGCTTCTGTTGATATGCACAGGAAAAATGACCAAGCAAATTCAGGACTTTCAAGCACAAGTAAAAACCTATACGGGAAGTTTTGTGCTGGGCAGTACAACTCCATCCTATGATTTGGAAACAGCGATTGATAAGTACTTCCCTACAGAACATATTTCAGAAGAATTGATCTATCAAACCGCAAAAAAATTTGAAGGGAAAATCCAGCAACAACCCCCTATTTTTTCGGCACTAAAAAAAGACGGGAAACGCCTCTATGAATTTGCCAGAGCAGGAAAAGACGTGGTAATTCCAACAAGAGAAATTACTATCGATTATTTCAAAATCAAAAATATTAAAGATCATAAAATTGACTTTGAAATCCAGTGTAGTAAAGGAACTTATATACGATCTTTAGCCCATGACTATGGAAGGGCACTTGATTCTGGGGCACACCTCTCAGCATTGAGGCGTACAAAAATCGGTGAATTTTCTGTTGAAAATGCCATTTCCATTGAGGCGTTCGTAAATAATTTAAATTTGGATTGA
- the pckA gene encoding phosphoenolpyruvate carboxykinase (ATP), whose translation MENVRQVTKTISLKALGITSTSVYYQLSPAHLHEQTIALQQGVEASSGALAINTGEFTGRSPKDRFIVKDSITKDKIWWGDINIPFSPTAFDKLYTKVITYLNDKELYVRDSYVCADPKYRVNIRVINEYPWSNFFAYNMFMRPSASELEDFIPEWTIVNTPSFMAIPKEDGTRQHNFAILNFTKKIALIGGTGYTGEIKKGIFSALNFILPVYKNTLPMHCSANVGKDGSTAIFFGLSGTGKTTLSTDPERQLIGDDEHGWTAENTIFNFEGGCYAKVINLSKSKEPDIYNAIKKGAILENVVMDKDGNVDFTDKSITPNTRVSYPIHHIQNIQPNSIGGNPKNIFFLTADAFGVLPPISKLTPGQAAYHFISGYTAKVAGTEAGINEPKPIFSACFGAPFMPLHPTKYAEMLSAKMKSSGVTVWLVNTGWTGGPYGIGARMALKHTRAMIAAAMDGSLEAANKDNYHIHSVFGVLQPRVCPNVATAVLSPRKTWNNDDGFYKIAYQLSQSFVDNFKQYEAYANAEIMAGAPNLRANK comes from the coding sequence ATGGAAAACGTACGCCAAGTTACGAAAACGATTTCGTTAAAAGCACTCGGAATAACTTCAACGTCAGTTTACTATCAACTTTCACCAGCACATTTGCACGAGCAAACCATAGCACTCCAACAAGGTGTTGAGGCCTCTTCTGGTGCGCTCGCCATCAATACTGGGGAATTTACAGGGCGTTCACCCAAAGACCGTTTTATTGTCAAAGACAGCATTACCAAAGACAAAATCTGGTGGGGGGATATCAATATTCCATTCTCGCCAACCGCCTTTGACAAGCTCTACACCAAAGTAATTACGTACCTCAATGATAAGGAATTGTATGTTCGTGACAGTTATGTCTGTGCCGACCCCAAGTATCGGGTCAATATACGGGTCATTAATGAATATCCGTGGAGCAACTTTTTTGCTTATAATATGTTTATGCGTCCTAGTGCTTCAGAACTTGAAGATTTTATTCCCGAGTGGACGATTGTCAATACGCCTAGTTTTATGGCCATTCCAAAAGAAGATGGTACACGACAGCACAACTTTGCGATATTGAATTTTACAAAAAAAATAGCCCTTATTGGGGGTACTGGCTATACCGGAGAAATCAAAAAAGGGATTTTTTCTGCGCTTAATTTTATTCTTCCTGTATACAAAAATACCTTGCCCATGCATTGCAGTGCCAATGTTGGAAAAGATGGAAGTACAGCCATATTTTTCGGACTCTCTGGTACAGGAAAAACCACATTATCTACAGATCCAGAACGTCAACTCATTGGCGATGATGAGCATGGCTGGACGGCCGAAAATACTATATTTAATTTTGAAGGTGGGTGTTATGCCAAGGTCATCAACTTGTCAAAATCCAAAGAACCAGACATTTATAACGCCATAAAAAAAGGGGCAATTTTGGAGAATGTCGTTATGGATAAAGACGGCAATGTCGATTTTACAGACAAAAGCATCACCCCCAACACGCGGGTGAGTTACCCCATCCACCACATCCAAAATATTCAACCCAATTCTATAGGGGGGAATCCAAAAAATATTTTTTTCTTAACGGCCGATGCTTTTGGTGTGTTGCCCCCCATTTCGAAACTTACACCCGGTCAAGCGGCATATCATTTTATTTCTGGTTACACTGCAAAAGTGGCTGGAACAGAGGCGGGAATCAATGAGCCGAAACCTATTTTTTCGGCCTGTTTTGGGGCGCCATTTATGCCGCTTCATCCCACTAAATATGCCGAAATGTTGAGCGCCAAAATGAAATCTTCAGGCGTTACCGTTTGGTTGGTCAATACAGGTTGGACAGGTGGGCCATACGGTATAGGAGCGCGTATGGCACTCAAGCATACGCGCGCCATGATTGCGGCGGCAATGGATGGTTCTTTGGAGGCCGCCAACAAAGATAATTATCATATTCACTCTGTTTTTGGCGTACTACAGCCACGGGTTTGCCCCAATGTCGCAACAGCAGTTTTGAGCCCTAGAAAAACATGGAACAATGACGATGGGTTTTATAAAATTGCTTATCAACTCTCTCAATCTTTTGTCGATAATTTCAAGCAATATGAAGCTTATGCCAATGCCGAAATCATGGCTGGCGCGCCAAATTTAAGAGCCAACAAATAA
- a CDS encoding saccharopine dehydrogenase family protein, producing the protein MRTILIIGAGKSTAYLVKYLLEKSEAEQLQVILADKNIEFAAKLINQHPNGKAITFDVFDAKQRAKEIQKADVVVSMLPARFHIEVAKDCLNFEKNMITASYVSDEMQALNDAAKAKGLLFLNEMGVDPGIDHMSAMQVIDRIKAKGGEMILFESFTGGLVAPESDDNLWHYKFTWNPRNVVTAGQGGAAKFLQEGKFKYIPYHRLFRRTEFLEVDGYGRFEAYANRDSLKYQSAYGLDHIQTLYRGTIRRVGFGKAWQKFILLGMTDDSYTIEDSEHMSYRDFINSFLPYSHTDSVELKLRHQLKIDQDDIIWEKLEELDLFNPNKKVGLKNATPAQILQKILMDSWTLKEEDKDMIVMYHKFGYQLNGKKHQIDATMVCKGENQTYTAMAKTVGLPVAIATIKMLNNEFELKGVEIPTKKAIYESILKELEYFDIIFKEKEVKYLGYNILNT; encoded by the coding sequence ATGCGAACAATTTTAATTATTGGGGCAGGCAAATCTACAGCATATCTCGTAAAATACTTGCTGGAGAAATCTGAAGCTGAGCAACTACAAGTTATTCTTGCTGATAAAAATATTGAATTCGCGGCAAAACTTATAAATCAACACCCCAATGGGAAAGCCATCACTTTTGATGTTTTTGATGCAAAGCAACGTGCAAAAGAAATACAAAAAGCAGATGTAGTGGTGTCTATGTTGCCTGCGCGATTTCATATTGAAGTGGCCAAAGATTGTTTGAATTTTGAAAAAAATATGATCACCGCTTCTTATGTAAGTGACGAAATGCAAGCCCTAAATGATGCCGCCAAAGCAAAAGGCCTGTTGTTTCTAAATGAAATGGGCGTAGATCCGGGTATCGATCATATGAGTGCCATGCAAGTTATAGACCGCATCAAGGCCAAAGGTGGCGAGATGATTCTTTTTGAATCGTTTACCGGTGGACTTGTAGCCCCCGAAAGTGATGATAATTTGTGGCATTATAAATTTACATGGAACCCCAGAAATGTAGTCACCGCTGGTCAAGGTGGTGCTGCAAAATTTTTACAAGAAGGTAAATTCAAATACATCCCATATCACCGCTTGTTCCGAAGAACAGAGTTTTTGGAAGTCGACGGCTATGGCCGTTTTGAAGCTTACGCCAACAGAGACTCCCTCAAATACCAAAGTGCCTATGGATTGGACCACATCCAAACGCTGTACCGAGGCACCATCAGAAGAGTTGGATTTGGAAAAGCATGGCAAAAATTTATCCTGTTGGGCATGACGGACGATAGCTATACCATTGAAGACAGCGAACACATGAGTTACCGCGATTTCATAAACTCCTTTTTGCCGTATAGCCATACCGATTCAGTAGAGCTCAAACTCAGACATCAATTAAAGATTGATCAAGATGATATCATTTGGGAAAAGCTGGAAGAATTGGATTTATTTAATCCAAACAAAAAAGTAGGACTCAAAAATGCGACGCCTGCCCAAATTTTGCAGAAAATTCTCATGGACAGTTGGACCCTCAAAGAAGAAGACAAAGACATGATTGTGATGTACCACAAATTTGGATATCAACTCAACGGAAAAAAACACCAAATTGATGCGACTATGGTATGTAAAGGCGAAAATCAAACCTACACCGCTATGGCAAAAACCGTTGGTTTACCTGTTGCTATAGCTACAATAAAAATGCTTAATAACGAATTTGAGCTAAAAGGTGTTGAAATTCCAACAAAAAAGGCCATATATGAATCAATTTTGAAAGAATTAGAATATTTTGATATCATTTTCAAAGAAAAAGAAGTAAAATACTTAGGATATAATATACTAAACACTTGA
- a CDS encoding Lrp/AsnC family transcriptional regulator: MAKVSIDGIDKTILRALMKDARTPVLEIARSIGISGAAIHQRLRKLENSGLIAGSKFVINPKVLGYKTMAFVGVYLEKAKNNADAVRQLKRIPEVLECHYTTGDWSILIKILCKDNEHLMNVLNKSIQDISGVSRTETFISLNQQLDRQIKI, from the coding sequence ATGGCCAAAGTTTCGATAGACGGTATTGATAAAACAATATTAAGAGCATTAATGAAAGATGCACGAACACCAGTTCTTGAAATTGCGCGAAGTATAGGGATTTCTGGTGCTGCAATCCATCAAAGGTTACGAAAATTAGAAAATTCTGGACTCATTGCAGGCTCTAAGTTTGTGATTAATCCCAAAGTATTGGGGTACAAAACAATGGCCTTTGTAGGGGTCTATTTAGAAAAAGCAAAAAACAATGCTGATGCTGTACGGCAACTCAAGCGTATTCCAGAAGTATTAGAATGCCACTATACGACTGGCGATTGGAGTATTCTTATTAAAATCCTTTGCAAGGACAACGAGCATTTAATGAACGTTCTCAATAAAAGTATTCAAGATATTTCTGGTGTTTCCAGAACAGAAACGTTTATTTCTTTAAACCAACAACTTGACAGGCAGATTAAAATTTAA